A single Primulina eburnea isolate SZY01 chromosome 11, ASM2296580v1, whole genome shotgun sequence DNA region contains:
- the LOC140806127 gene encoding cyclin-D5-1-like isoform X1, translating into MEDFETPLSNLLCYENESCLQERCIQKDENFELYPVSESDCDYIENLIQRETSFIASGTECSVKGKRSWFKCARLDAIKWILDWIFVGIQAKALFGFHLSTVYLSMIYFDRFFSRRWIDDEKSWAIRLLSVASLSLAAKMEECEVPGLSEYHVDEYNFEGNVIQKMELLVLNTLEWRMNYATPFVYLNYFTAKFCEEFRHKELVTQATDLIFAVMEEIDVSEHRPSVVAAAAVLAAYDNQLTRKLFEMKINAIPSWGYLEKEDTFSCYSLLQQIVMFKSKTPISNISRNSLSTNSSSINVLDDDTTIGIGTKRRLTYTDGDPHCPKVPKS; encoded by the exons ATGGAAGATTTCGAAACTCCATTGTCTAATCTTTTGTGCTATGAAAATGAATCCTGTTTGCAAGAACGGTGTATTCAGAAAGATGAGAACTTTGAGCTTTATCCTGTTTCAGAATCCGATTGCGATTATATTGAAAATCTAATACAGAGGGAGACCAGTTTTATAGCAAGTGGGACCGAATGTTCAGTGAAGGGAAAAAGAAGCTGGTTCAAATGCGCCCGTTTGGATGCCATTAAATGGATTCTTGAT TGGATTTTTGTGGGTATACAGGCAAAAGCCCTGTTTGGATTTCACTTAAGTACTGTCTATCTGTCAATGATTTATTTTGATCGATTCTTTTCAAGAAGGTGGATCGAT GATGAAAAATCGTGGGCTATTCGGTTATTATCAGTTGCAAGTTTATCCCTTGCTGCGAAAATGGAGGAATGTGAAGTACCGGGTTTATCCGAATATCATGTAGATGAATACAATTTCGAAGGAAATGTGATCCAAAAAATGGAGTTATTGGTTCTCAATACATTGGAATGGAGAATGAATTATGCCACTCCTTTTGTTTATCTAAATTATTTCACAGCCAAGTTCTGTGAGGAATTTAGGCATAAAGAACTGGTAACTCAAGCTACTGATTTGATCTTTGCAGTAATGGAAG AGATTGACGTATCTGAGCACCGACCTTCCGTTGTCGCGGCAGCGGCAGTTTTAGCTGCTTATGATAATCAGTTAACGAGAAAATTATTTGAGATGAAGATTAATGCAATCCCATCATGGGGGTACCTAGAAAAA GAGGATACATTTTCATGTTATAGTCTACTACAACAGATTGTAATGTTCAAATCCAAGACCCCCATATCTAACATTTCCCGAAATTCGTTATCCACTAATTCAAGCTCCATTAATGTTCTCGATGATGATACAACAATCGGTATTGGCACAAAACGAAGACTAACGTATACCGATGGTGATCCACATTGCCCTAAGGTTCCTAAATCTTAA
- the LOC140806127 gene encoding cyclin-D5-1-like isoform X2, giving the protein MEDFETPLSNLLCYENESCLQERCIQKDENFELYPVSESDCDYIENLIQRETSFIASGTECSVKGKRSWFKCARLDAIKWILDAKALFGFHLSTVYLSMIYFDRFFSRRWIDDEKSWAIRLLSVASLSLAAKMEECEVPGLSEYHVDEYNFEGNVIQKMELLVLNTLEWRMNYATPFVYLNYFTAKFCEEFRHKELVTQATDLIFAVMEEIDVSEHRPSVVAAAAVLAAYDNQLTRKLFEMKINAIPSWGYLEKEDTFSCYSLLQQIVMFKSKTPISNISRNSLSTNSSSINVLDDDTTIGIGTKRRLTYTDGDPHCPKVPKS; this is encoded by the exons ATGGAAGATTTCGAAACTCCATTGTCTAATCTTTTGTGCTATGAAAATGAATCCTGTTTGCAAGAACGGTGTATTCAGAAAGATGAGAACTTTGAGCTTTATCCTGTTTCAGAATCCGATTGCGATTATATTGAAAATCTAATACAGAGGGAGACCAGTTTTATAGCAAGTGGGACCGAATGTTCAGTGAAGGGAAAAAGAAGCTGGTTCAAATGCGCCCGTTTGGATGCCATTAAATGGATTCTTGAT GCAAAAGCCCTGTTTGGATTTCACTTAAGTACTGTCTATCTGTCAATGATTTATTTTGATCGATTCTTTTCAAGAAGGTGGATCGAT GATGAAAAATCGTGGGCTATTCGGTTATTATCAGTTGCAAGTTTATCCCTTGCTGCGAAAATGGAGGAATGTGAAGTACCGGGTTTATCCGAATATCATGTAGATGAATACAATTTCGAAGGAAATGTGATCCAAAAAATGGAGTTATTGGTTCTCAATACATTGGAATGGAGAATGAATTATGCCACTCCTTTTGTTTATCTAAATTATTTCACAGCCAAGTTCTGTGAGGAATTTAGGCATAAAGAACTGGTAACTCAAGCTACTGATTTGATCTTTGCAGTAATGGAAG AGATTGACGTATCTGAGCACCGACCTTCCGTTGTCGCGGCAGCGGCAGTTTTAGCTGCTTATGATAATCAGTTAACGAGAAAATTATTTGAGATGAAGATTAATGCAATCCCATCATGGGGGTACCTAGAAAAA GAGGATACATTTTCATGTTATAGTCTACTACAACAGATTGTAATGTTCAAATCCAAGACCCCCATATCTAACATTTCCCGAAATTCGTTATCCACTAATTCAAGCTCCATTAATGTTCTCGATGATGATACAACAATCGGTATTGGCACAAAACGAAGACTAACGTATACCGATGGTGATCCACATTGCCCTAAGGTTCCTAAATCTTAA
- the LOC140806129 gene encoding BTB/POZ and TAZ domain-containing protein 4-like produces the protein MGPGNEESPSNLEKTMLPVPPPLPVNLSSRFYQRGFSASGSNNRGHCCQSHSINDSMDRLFDEAYRADVSILTDDGGVIYAHASILGNASPVFRSMLKQQKGRTRGKRLLSISIRGVRPEAARIFIRFLYSSCYEEEEMKEFAMPLLVLSHAYVVPQFKQVCESWLEQRLLSIENAMDIFQLSLLCDAPRLILICHRFVLNNFKSVSATEGWNAMKESHPVLEKEILTSVIDEDSRQKEWARKANDRKIYEQLYDAMEALVHICRDGCRTIGPFNKNLRDDCEPCKYMACKGLESLVRHFAGCKMRGSGGCVHCKRMWQILELHSRLCADSDACGVPLCRNFRQRRRKQNKKEDMRWRILVKKIVRSKSLSGAPFFVLEST, from the exons ATGGGACCTGGAAATGAAGAATCCCCGTCCAATTTGGAGAAAACGATGTTGCCTGTTCCGCCTCCGTTGCCTGTTAATTTGAGTTCGAGGTTTTATCAAAGAGGCTTCTCCGCATCAGGATCAAATAATAGAGGCCATTGTTGTCAATCTCATTCGATCAACGATTCAATGGATCGTCTCTTTGACGAAGCTTACCGAGCAGATGTTTCGATTTTAACAGATGATGGTGGCGTCATCTATGCACACGCAAGTATTCTT GGTAATGCTTCTCCGGTCTTCAGAAGCATGTTAAAGCAACAGAAAGGCCGAACAAGAGGCAAACGCCTGCTATCAATATCGATCCGAGGAGTTCGACCCGAGGCAGCTCGAATTTTCATTCGATTCCTATATTCTTCCTG CTACgaagaagaagaaatgaagGAATTCGCAATGCCATTGCTGGTTTTATCCCACGCATACGTGGTTCCTCAGTTTAAGCAAGTGTGCGAATCTTGGCTAGAGCAAAGATTATTATCCATCGAAAATGCAATGGATATCTTCCAGCTTTCGTTACTTTGCGACGCCCCTCGCCTCATCTTAATCTGCCATCGTTtcgttttgaacaatttcaaatcCGTTTCGGCTACCGAAGGGTGGAATGCCATGAAAGAGAGCCATCCTGTACTGGAGAAGGAAATACTCACCTCTGTCATTGACGAGGACTCT AGGCAAAAGGAGTGGGCGAGGAAGGCGAACGACAGGAAAATTTACGAGCAACTATACGACGCAATGGAGGCTTTGGTTCACATATGTAGAGATGGTTGTCGAACAATCGGTCCATTTAACAAAAACTTGAGAGACGATTGCGAGCCTTGTAAATACATGGCTTGTAAAGGGTTGGAATCGCTCGTTCGCCACTTTGCCGGATGTAAAATGAGAGGTTCCGGTGGATGCGTCCATTGCAAGAGAATGTGGCAAATCTTGGAATTGCATTCCAGGCTTTGTGCTGATTCGGATGCTTGCGGAGTTCCCTTGTGCAG GAACTTTAGGCAGAGGAGAAGGAAGCAGAACAAGAAAGAGGACATGAGATGGAGAATTTTGGTGAAAAAGATAGTGAGATCCAAGAGTTTAAGTGGTGCTCCATTCTTTGTGTTGGAATCAACATAG
- the LOC140806130 gene encoding glucan endo-1,3-beta-glucosidase 12-like — MNMVWLISLFFLNLYLTATSHESVEFLALHDPTTQNLEVPSANGIPMAVQMDNMYLKNVSKSILMAESWVRANVLAYYPAINVSAIVIGDTILCNKDQEDKLIFVLPSIKNIHYSLTRWGLQNEIKVLASFSSSCLDSNFEKYRVDLAQDYIKPLLELLQEIGSPYAVNPPPYLVDLSDETLNLLKSHSKSIQSLGVLHFKNTQIILSSPRKERPFTRKLAFVDLYSMMVPFPPRPTPISPLRSPLPPLVGTFSPPPNSLPFGPSQPPLANPTPHPYLPRLAPMANPTSPPFWSPHLPPCNPSGSVGAPVAGVHHGLWCVAKPNVPAGTLQDALDYACGEGGADCEAIKPQGACFFPGTLVAHASYAFNSYWQKTKRHGGTCSFGGTAMLINTDPSYGHCRFVHT; from the exons ATGAATATGGTTTGGTTGATTTCTCTGTTCTTCCTCAACTTGTATCTAACGG CAACTAGTCATGAATCAGTGGAGTTCTTGGCTCTCCACGATCCAACTACACAAAATCTTGAGGTTCCATCTGCAAATGGGATTCCCATGGCTGTTCAAATGGATAATATGTATCTCAAGAATGTGTCAAAAAGTATTTTAATGGCCGAATCTTGGGTGAGGGCTAATGTTCTTGCTTACTACCCAGCCATTAATGTGAGCGCTATTGTAATTGGTGACACCATTTTATGCAACAAAGATCAAGAAGACAAGTTGATTTTTGTTTTACCATCAATCAAGAACATTCACTATTCACTCACTAGGTGGGGATTGCAAAATGAGATTAAAGTGTTAGCTTCTTTCTCATCCAGTTGTTTGGACTCAAACTTTGAAAAATACAGAGTTGATTTGGCCCAAGATTACATCAAACCTCTACTTGAACTCTTGCAAGAAATAGGTTCACCTTATGCTGTGAATCCCCCTCCATATTTGGTTGATTTGTCAGATGAAACCCTGAATTTACTAAAATCCCACTCAAAATCCATTCAAAGTCTAGGGGTTCTTCACTTCAAAAACACTCAAATAATTCTCAGTAGCCCAAGAAAAGAGAGACCATTCACCAGAAAGCTAGCATTCGTGGATTTATACAGCATGATGGTTCCATTTCCACCGAGGCCAACTCCTATATCCCCTTTAAGAAGTCCTCTTCCTCCATTAGTTGGAACATTTTCACCTCCACCAAATTCTCTTCCATTTGGTCCTTCACAGCCTCCACTAGCTAACCCAACACCCCATCCGTATTTACCCCGTTTGGCACCAATGGCTAACCCAACTAGCCCTCCATTTTGGTCACCCCATTTGCCTCCATGCAACCCATCTGGTTCTGTGGGTGCACCAGTGGCAGGGGTTCATCATGGACTGTGGTGCGTGGCTAAGCCCAATGTGCCAGCTGGCACGCTGCAAGATGCCCTAGACTATGCCTGTGGGGAAGGTGGTGCTGATTGTGAAGCCATTAAGCCACAGGGGGCATGCTTTTTCCCTGGTACTCTTGTGGCTCATGCTTCTTATGCTTTCAATAGTTATTGGCAGAAGACTAAGAGGCATGGTGGCACTTGTAGCTTTGGAGGCACCGCTATGCTCATTAATACTGATCCCA GTTATGGTCACTGCAGATTCGTTCATACTTAG
- the LOC140806131 gene encoding uncharacterized protein isoform X2, which translates to MDPKHSGDMFKHLEKQNELLMDAYRSMSHELHRLQVEEEMLMRKYYEYMAAQGLIEKNDNANVTSNKKTGQGVIDNGTNEE; encoded by the exons ATGGATCCTAAGCACTCGGGAGATATGTTCAA GCACTTGGAGAAGCAGAATGAGCTTCTAATGGACGCATACAGGTCCATGTCCCATGAGTTGCATAGACTCCAG GTCGAGGAAGAAATGCTCATGCGCAAGTATTACGAGTACATGGCTGCTCAAGGGTTAATTGAGAAG AACGATAATGCTAATGTAACAAGCAACAAAAAGACTGGTCAGGGAGTAATTGATAATGGGACCAATGAAGAATAG
- the LOC140806131 gene encoding uncharacterized protein isoform X1, protein MDPKHSGDMFKHLEKQNELLMDAYRSMSHELHRLQVEEEMLMRKYYEYMAAQGLIEKQNDNANVTSNKKTGQGVIDNGTNEE, encoded by the exons ATGGATCCTAAGCACTCGGGAGATATGTTCAA GCACTTGGAGAAGCAGAATGAGCTTCTAATGGACGCATACAGGTCCATGTCCCATGAGTTGCATAGACTCCAG GTCGAGGAAGAAATGCTCATGCGCAAGTATTACGAGTACATGGCTGCTCAAGGGTTAATTGAGAAG CAGAACGATAATGCTAATGTAACAAGCAACAAAAAGACTGGTCAGGGAGTAATTGATAATGGGACCAATGAAGAATAG
- the LOC140806132 gene encoding phototropic-responsive NPH3 family protein NPY2 isoform X2 — protein sequence MKFMKLGSKHDQFKTDGDNVRYVATELATDLVISVGDTKFYLHKFPLLSKSSRLQRLVYGRSGEYDDEINIHDIPGGAGAFEICAKFCYGMIVTLNAHNVVAARCAAEYLEMYETVEKGNITYKIDVFLTSTIFRSWKDSIIVLQTVKSFLPWSEELKIISHCLDAIAVKASIDPSKVDWSYTYNRKKKISENGNDAQWNGVKKQPTVPKDWWVEDLCELQIDLYKRVITTIIANGTFTADIIGESLKSYALRKLPCFSKGTTQGGDLEKYKYLIETIISLLPAEKSCVPCSFLLKLLEASIILECGETVRRELIERIGQKLDEATVGDILWQSTTGETTLYSIDLVHEMVEQFVMQEHSAQNHSIEDHKFREMCVGFTSDASKIKVAKLVDGYLAEAAKDSSLPLSKFIELAEMVSSFQRSSHDGIYRAIDMYLKERSGLTKSEKKRICSLMDCSKLSANARAHAVQNERLPLRVVMQLKFHNNQHLGRLGWQPDIRGAEDLKKWTRIFELKKQGRW from the exons ATGAAGTTTATGAAGCTTGGATCCAAGCATGACCAGTTTAAGACTGATGGAGATAATGTCAG ATATGTAGCGACAGAGTTGGCAACTGACCTGGTCATCAGTGTCGGGGATACTAAATTCTATCTACACAAG TTTCCCCTTCTCTCGAAAAGTTCTCGCCTTCAGAGGCTCGTTTATGGTAGAAGTGGTGAATATGACGATGAAATTAACATCCATGATATTCCTGGTGGAGCTGGTGCATTTGAAATCTGTGCAAAGTTCTGTTATGGCATGATAGTGACGCTCAATGCGCATAATGTGGTCGCAGCACGATGTGCTGCTGAGTATCTTGAAATGTATGAAACCGTCGAGAAAGGAAATATCACTTACAAGATCGACGTGTTTCTTACTTCAACCATTTTCCGTAGCTGGAAAGACTCGATAATTGTGCTTCAGACGGTCAAATCTTTTCTTCCTTGGTCCGAGGAACTGAAGATCATCAGCCACTGCTTAGATGCTATTGCAGTCAAAGCTTCTATCGACCCTTCAAAAGTCGACTGGTCGTACACCTATAACCGTAAAAAGAAAATATCTGAGAATGGAAATGACGCACAGTGGAATGGTGTGAAAAAACAACCAACTGTCCCGAAAGATTGGTGGGTAGAAGACCTCTGCGAACTTCAAATTGATTTGTATAAGCGAGTTATAACTACAATAATAGCAAATGGAACATTTACTGCAGACATTATTGGAGAATCATTGAAATCATATGCTTTAAGAAAACTTCCATGTTTTAGCAAAGGCACCACACAAGGAGGTGATCTCGAAAAGTACAAATACTTGATTGAAACCATTATATCGTTGCTTCCCGCGGAAAAAAGTTGTGTCCCTTGTAGCTTTTTGCTCAAGTTATTAGAAGCTTCTATTATCTTGGAATGCGGAGAGACGGTAAGAAGGGAGCTCATTGAAAGAATTGGACAGAAACTCGATGAGGCAACCGTTGGTGATATTCTGTGGCAATCTACAACTGGTGAAACAACGTTGTACAGCATAGATTTAGTACACGAGATGGTTGAACAGTTTGTGATGCAAGAACATAGTGCTCAGAATCACTCAATCGAAGATCATAAATTCCGGGAGATGTGTGTAGGATTTACTTCGGATGCTTCCAAGATTAAGGTGGCCAAGTTGGTTGATGGATACCTGGCTGAAGCTGCGAAAGATTCGTCTTTACCTCTATCCAAATTCATCGAGCTAGCAGAAATGGTGTCTAGCTTTCAAAGATCATCCCATGATGGCATATATCGTGCTATTGACATGTACCTCAAG GAACGCTCGGGATTGACCAAGAGCGAAAAAAAGAGAATTTGCTCCTTGATGGATTGCAGCAAGCTATCAGCCAATGCCCGTGCTCATGCCGTGCAAAACGAGAGGCTACCTTTACGAGTTGTCATGCAG CTCAAGTTCCACAACAACCAACACCTCGGACGACTGGGATGGCAACCAGACATCCGAGGAGCTGAAGACCTTAAAAAGTGGACTCGAATCTTTGAGCTTAAAAAGCAAGGGAGGTGGTGA
- the LOC140806132 gene encoding phototropic-responsive NPH3 family protein NPY4 isoform X1 — translation MKFMKLGSKHDQFKTDGDNVRYVATELATDLVISVGDTKFYLHKFPLLSKSSRLQRLVYGRSGEYDDEINIHDIPGGAGAFEICAKFCYGMIVTLNAHNVVAARCAAEYLEMYETVEKGNITYKIDVFLTSTIFRSWKDSIIVLQTVKSFLPWSEELKIISHCLDAIAVKASIDPSKVDWSYTYNRKKKISENGNDAQWNGVKKQPTVPKDWWVEDLCELQIDLYKRVITTIIANGTFTADIIGESLKSYALRKLPCFSKGTTQGGDLEKYKYLIETIISLLPAEKSCVPCSFLLKLLEASIILECGETVRRELIERIGQKLDEATVGDILWQSTTGETTLYSIDLVHEMVEQFVMQEHSAQNHSIEDHKFREMCVGFTSDASKIKVAKLVDGYLAEAAKDSSLPLSKFIELAEMVSSFQRSSHDGIYRAIDMYLKERSGLTKSEKKRICSLMDCSKLSANARAHAVQNERLPLRVVMQVLFFEQAKASGSGGGSARALLPGTSYGSSSSTTTNTSDDWDGNQTSEELKTLKSGLESLSLKSKGGGETDAKANAEKVADKKAKKIFSRLWSNKDRKGENSSSDTSESPGSTSVEETTSTSSLTKMQSS, via the exons ATGAAGTTTATGAAGCTTGGATCCAAGCATGACCAGTTTAAGACTGATGGAGATAATGTCAG ATATGTAGCGACAGAGTTGGCAACTGACCTGGTCATCAGTGTCGGGGATACTAAATTCTATCTACACAAG TTTCCCCTTCTCTCGAAAAGTTCTCGCCTTCAGAGGCTCGTTTATGGTAGAAGTGGTGAATATGACGATGAAATTAACATCCATGATATTCCTGGTGGAGCTGGTGCATTTGAAATCTGTGCAAAGTTCTGTTATGGCATGATAGTGACGCTCAATGCGCATAATGTGGTCGCAGCACGATGTGCTGCTGAGTATCTTGAAATGTATGAAACCGTCGAGAAAGGAAATATCACTTACAAGATCGACGTGTTTCTTACTTCAACCATTTTCCGTAGCTGGAAAGACTCGATAATTGTGCTTCAGACGGTCAAATCTTTTCTTCCTTGGTCCGAGGAACTGAAGATCATCAGCCACTGCTTAGATGCTATTGCAGTCAAAGCTTCTATCGACCCTTCAAAAGTCGACTGGTCGTACACCTATAACCGTAAAAAGAAAATATCTGAGAATGGAAATGACGCACAGTGGAATGGTGTGAAAAAACAACCAACTGTCCCGAAAGATTGGTGGGTAGAAGACCTCTGCGAACTTCAAATTGATTTGTATAAGCGAGTTATAACTACAATAATAGCAAATGGAACATTTACTGCAGACATTATTGGAGAATCATTGAAATCATATGCTTTAAGAAAACTTCCATGTTTTAGCAAAGGCACCACACAAGGAGGTGATCTCGAAAAGTACAAATACTTGATTGAAACCATTATATCGTTGCTTCCCGCGGAAAAAAGTTGTGTCCCTTGTAGCTTTTTGCTCAAGTTATTAGAAGCTTCTATTATCTTGGAATGCGGAGAGACGGTAAGAAGGGAGCTCATTGAAAGAATTGGACAGAAACTCGATGAGGCAACCGTTGGTGATATTCTGTGGCAATCTACAACTGGTGAAACAACGTTGTACAGCATAGATTTAGTACACGAGATGGTTGAACAGTTTGTGATGCAAGAACATAGTGCTCAGAATCACTCAATCGAAGATCATAAATTCCGGGAGATGTGTGTAGGATTTACTTCGGATGCTTCCAAGATTAAGGTGGCCAAGTTGGTTGATGGATACCTGGCTGAAGCTGCGAAAGATTCGTCTTTACCTCTATCCAAATTCATCGAGCTAGCAGAAATGGTGTCTAGCTTTCAAAGATCATCCCATGATGGCATATATCGTGCTATTGACATGTACCTCAAG GAACGCTCGGGATTGACCAAGAGCGAAAAAAAGAGAATTTGCTCCTTGATGGATTGCAGCAAGCTATCAGCCAATGCCCGTGCTCATGCCGTGCAAAACGAGAGGCTACCTTTACGAGTTGTCATGCAGGTACTTTTCTTTGAACAAGCCAAGGCATCTGGCTCTGGCGGTGGCTCTGCTAGAGCTTTACTCCCTGGTACTTCCTATGGCAGCTCAAGTTCCACAACAACCAACACCTCGGACGACTGGGATGGCAACCAGACATCCGAGGAGCTGAAGACCTTAAAAAGTGGACTCGAATCTTTGAGCTTAAAAAGCAAGGGAGGTGGTGAAACTGATGCCAAAGCGAATGCAGAAAAAGTAGCTGATAAAAAAGCGAAAAAGATTTTCTCGAGACTCTGGTCGAACAAAGATAGAAAAGGCGAAAACAGCAGCTCGGACACATCCGAGAGCCCCGGTTCTACCAGTGTCGAAGAGACAACATCCACCTCTTCACTAACGAAGATGCAATCCTCTTGA